One Oncorhynchus kisutch isolate 150728-3 linkage group LG13, Okis_V2, whole genome shotgun sequence DNA window includes the following coding sequences:
- the dio1 gene encoding type I iodothyronine deiodinase, which translates to MILIWKWFIYLSMPCLFCFAFMQFVFLTLLNLISRSLTKKLILKMGEKVTMTQNPKFKYEDWGPTFMSWNFVKTILGHMWTNVGQEAFVGNNAPDSPVITLDGKITSIYNYLKDNRPLVLSFGSCTUPPFMYKLCEFKQLVKDFGDVADFLVVYIAEAHSTDGWVFANNVDITKHRNQEERLAAAQFLVKEDPLCPIVVDEMKDTTASKYGAIPERLYVLQAGKVVYKGKIGPRGYSPEEVRSFLEKMK; encoded by the exons ATGATATTAATATGGAAATGGTTCATTTATCTGTCAATGCCATGTTTATTTTGCTTTGCGTTCATGCAATTTGTCTTTCTCACGCTTCTGAATTTGATTTCACGAAGCTTGACCAAGAAACTTATCTTAAAAATGGGCGAAAAGGTAACTATGACCCAGAATCCGAAGTTCAAGTATGAAGATTGGGGACCGACTTTTATGTCATGGAATTTTGTCAAGACCATCCTAGGGCACATGTGGACTAATGTCGGTCAAGAAGCTTTTGTGGGCAACAATGCTCCCGACTCACCAGTGATTACATTGGACGGCAAGATTACCAGTATCTACAACTATTTGAAAG ACAACAGACCACTGGTGTTGAGTTTTGGAAGTTGTACCTGACCCCCGTTCATGTATAAACTTTGCGAGTTCAAGCAACTCGTTAAGGACTTCGGCGATGTGGCAGACTTCCTGGTGGTCTACATTGCCGAGGCGCATTCAACAG ATGGTTGGGTCTTTGCCAACAACGTTGACATTACTAAACACCGAAACCAGGAGGAGCGGCTGGCTGCAGCACAGTTCCTGGTCAAAGAGGACCCCCTGTGCCCCATCGTAGTGGATGAAATGAAAGACACCACAGCTAGTAAATATGGTGCTATTCCAGAGCGGCTGTATGTGCTGCAGGCAGGAAAGGTTGTTTATAAG GGAAAGATTGGGCCAAGAGGCTACAGCCCTGAGGAGGTGCGTTCCTTCCTGGAGAAAATGAAGTAG